One genomic window of Punica granatum isolate Tunisia-2019 chromosome 1, ASM765513v2, whole genome shotgun sequence includes the following:
- the LOC116212881 gene encoding pentatricopeptide repeat-containing protein At1g56690, mitochondrial-like, with amino-acid sequence MQFLRVPYRAYCTSIGYSATSQISRFARIGQIENARRVFDQLRNRPVASWNSIISGYFENKRPQEARLLFDRMPERNTVSWNGLISGYVKNGMISEARKIFDQMPERNVVSWTAMVRGYVQGGMIAEAESLFWQMPEKNVVSWTVMLGGLIQDGRIDEARQLYNMMPLKDVVARTNMIGGYCQDGRLAEAREIFDEMPRRNVISWTAMITGYVQNQRVDVARKLFEVMPEKNEVSWTAMLMGYTQCGRMEEALKLFEAMPVKSVVACNAMILGLGQSGEVIRARELFDWMREKDDGTWSAMIKIYERKGFELEALELFAKMQKQGVRPNFPSWISVLSVCASLATINQGRQIHARLVRAQYNLDVYVASVLITMYIKCGNLHKAKLVFDRFADKDVVMWNSIITGYAQHGLGEEALQIFHEMCSSSTKPDDITFVGVLSACSYTGKVEEGFQILNSMKEKYLVEPQTEHYACMVDLLGRAGRVREAMNMIKEMPVEADAIIWGSLLGACRMHMNMELAEVAAKKLVEIEPHNAGPYILLSNLYASKGKWADVADIRGKMRSRSVSKPAGCSWIEVERRVHMFKGGDSGTHPEHLMIERMLERLGVLLRQAGYSPDGTFVLHDVDEEEKVHSLKHHSEKLAIAYGLLKVPQGMPIRVMKNLRVCGDCHSAIKLIAKVTGREIIVRDANRFHHFKDGLCSCRDYW; translated from the coding sequence ATGCAGTTCCTCAGGGTCCCATATCGAGCATATTGCACTAGCATTGGATACTCTGCCACTTCCCAAATTTCGCGCTTTGCCCGTATCGGTCAGATTGAGAATGCTAGAAGAGTGTTTGATCAATTGCGTAACCGGCCTGTTGCCTCGTGGAACTCGATCATCTCAGGGTACTTTGAGAACAAGCGGCCTCAAGAAGCCCGCCTGCTGTTTGACAGAATGCCTGAGAGGAACACCGTCTCCTGGAACGGGTTGATCTCAGGGTATGTGAAGAACGGGATGATCAGTGAAGCTAGAAAGATATTTGACCAGATGCCTGAAAGGAATGTGGTTTCGTGGACTGCCATGGTTAGGGGGTACGTGCAAGGGGGAATGATAGCGGAGGCAGAATCGCTTTTCTGGCAAATGCCTGAGAAGAATGTGGTTTCGTGGACTGTGATGTTGGGTGGGTTGATTCAAGATGGTAGGATCGATGAGGCTCGTCAACTTTACAATATGATGCCCTTGAAAGATGTGGTTGCTAGAACGAATATGATCGGTGGATATTGTCAAGATGGTCGTTTGGCGGAAGCAAGGGAAATTTTTGATGAGATGCCTCGTAGGAATGTGATTTCTTGGACAGCTATGATCACTGGTTAtgtgcagaatcaacgtgtaGATGTTGCTAGGAAGCTTTTCGAAGTGATGCCGGAGAAGAATGAGGTTTCATGGACGGCTATGCTGATGGGTTACACTCAGTGTGGGAGGATGGAAGAGGCTTTGAAGCTTTTCGAGGCAATGCCTGTGAAGTCTGTTGTTGCCTGTAACGCTATGATTCTTGGACTTGGACAGAGCGGAGAGGTGATCAGAGCAAGGGAATTATTTGACTGGATGAGAGAGAAGGATGATGGAACATGGAGTGCTATGATCAAGATCTATGAGAGGAAAGGTTTTGAATTGGAAGCACTTGAATTGTTTGCTAAGATGCAGAAACAGGGAGTTAGACCGAACTTCCCTTCTTGGATAAGTGTTCTCTCTGTTTGTGCTAGCTTGGCGACTATTAATCAAGGTAGACAGATCCATGCCCGGTTGGTTAGAGCCCAATACAATCTTGATGTCTATGTTGCGTCCGTCTTAATCACAATGTATATCAAGTGTGGCAACCTTCACAAGGCAAAACTGGTCTTTGACCGATTTGCTGACAAGGATGTTGTCATGTGGAATTCTATTATCACGGGTTATGCACAACATGGTTTGGGAGAGGAGGCTTTGCAAATCTTCCATGAGATGTGCTCTTCAAGCACCAAGCCTGATGATATTACTTTTGTTGGGGTTCTTTCTGCATGTAGCTATACTGGAAAAGTGGAAGAAGGTTTCCAGATTCTCAATTCAATGAAAGAAAAGTATCTGGTAGAGCCACAGACTGAACACTACGCTTGCATGGTCGATTTGCTAGGAAGAGCTGGCAGAGTACGGGAGGCAATGAATATGATTAAGGAAATGCCTGTGGAAGCAGATGCTATTATTTGGGGTTCTTTATTAGGTGCCTGCAGAATGCACATGAATATGGAACTAGCAGAAGTTGCAGCAAAAAAGCTCGTGGAAATCGAGCCCCATAATGCTGGACCTTACATATTGCTCTCAAATCTTTATGCATCCAAAGGTAAATGGGCTGATGTTGCAGATATAAGGGGGAAAATGAGATCTAGAAGTGTTAGTAAGCCAGCAGGTTGTAGCTGGATTGAGGTCGAGAGAAGAGTCCATATGTTCAAAGGGGGTGACAGTGGGACCCACCCTGAGCACCTGATGATCGAGAGAATGCTGGAGAGGTTGGGTGTGTTGCTGAGACAGGCTGGGTATTCACCAGATGGCACCTTTGTCTTGCACGATGTGGACGAGGAAGAGAAAGTGCATAGCTTAAAGCATCACAGTGAGAAACTTGCAATAGCTTATGGGCTTTTGAAGGTTCCACAAGGGATGCCTATCAGGGTGATGAAGAATCTCCGAGTATGCGGCGACTGTCATTCTGCTATAAAATTGATAGCAAAAGTCACTGGAAGAGAGATCATTGTGAGAGATGCAAATAGATTCCATCATTTCAAGGATGGCTTGTGCTCCTGCAGGGACTATTGGTGA
- the LOC116212899 gene encoding GDSL esterase/lipase At1g09390 isoform X1 yields MPPSLYLLSPPLRSSHRLFFPLFCFFFVSSLILCSLPGSASSPCENPPVIFNFGDSNSDTGGLAAGLGFPVNSPNGRTFFHRSTGRLCDGRLVIDFLCQSLNTSFLTPYLDSLANSNFANGANFAIVGSSTLPKYVPFSLNIQVMQFIHFKARALELVTSGAKGLIGDAGFRNALYMIDIGQNDMADSFSKNMSYAQVIKRIPSVITEIRNAMTTLYDQGARKFWVHNTGPLGCLPQKLSLAQEKELDHYGCLSRYNSAAKLFNEGLLHLCQEMRPQLKDAAIVYVDVYTIKYDLIANSTSYGFSSPLVTCCGNGGPPYNYNIRSTCGNPGSEACRDGSQFLSWDGIHYTEAANEIIASKILSMDHSQPRTPFDFFCQG; encoded by the exons ATGCCACCTTCTCTCTaccttctctctcctcctctccgTTCTTCTCACCGCCTCTTCTTCCCcctcttctgcttcttcttcgtctCTTCACTGATCCTCTGTTCCCTCCCGGGCTCAGCCTCTTCCCCCTGCGAAAACCCGCCCGTCATCTTCAACTTCGGCGACTCCAACTCGGACACGGGCGGCCTCGCCGCCGGGCTCGGTTTCCCGGTCAATTCTCCCAACGGCCGCACCTTCTTCCACCGGTCCACCGGCAGGCTATGTGATGGACGCCTCGTGATCGATTTCCTCT GCCAAAGTTTGAACACGAGCTTCCTCACTCCGTATCTAGACTCATTAGCGAATTCCAACTTTGCGAATGGCGCGAACTTTGCCATCGTTGGATCCTCCACCCTCCCTAAATATGTTCCCTTCTCTTTGAACATTCAGGTCATGCAGTTTATTCATTTCAAGGCCCGCGCCCTTGAACTCGTTACTTCAG GGGCTAAAGGACTGATCGGTGATGCTGGATTTCGAAATGCTCTTTACATGATTGATATCGGGCAGAATGATATGGCCGATTCATTCTCCAAAAACATGTCATATGCTCAGGTCATCAAAAGGATACCCTCTGTCATCACAGAAATAAGGAATGCAATGACG ACTCTGTATGACCAAGGAGCTCGAAAATTTTGGGTTCACAATACCGGGCCATTGGGTTGCCTCCCTCAGAAGCTTTCATTAGCTCAAGAGAAGGAGCTTGATCACTATGGATGCCTTTCGAGGTACAATTCCGCTGCAAAATTGTTCAATGAGGGGCTGCTCCATTTATGCCAAGAGATGAGACCTCAGTTGAAAGACGCTGCAATAGTTTATGTGGATGTATACACCATCAAATATGATCTCATCGCAAACTCCACCAGCTATG GTTTCTCGAGCCCGTTGGTGACTTGTTGCGGCAATGGAGGACCCCCCTATAATTACAACATCAGGTCAACCTGTGGCAATCCTGGGAGCGAAGCATGCCGCGATGGGTCTCAGTTCCTAAGCTGGGATGGAATTCATTACACCGAAGCCGCTAACGAGATCATCGCCTCAAAAATACTGTCCATGGATCATTCACAGCCCCGCACTCCGTTTGATTTCTTTTGTCAAGGTTGA
- the LOC116214578 gene encoding inactive glucose-6-phosphate 1-dehydrogenase 4, chloroplastic → MMTMQFSHFPAHCPGSSLGRSSDSPCPGAPVISIRRSTSVQVPNNCSSAANGQGALYFGAGNICRRFCGLKLRILESLKIKHPRRKHRPVDEFKSIKTQEKDELAGHVEAAQSAERASTVNFTKDSIEEGAGTTSRAGESSSEQPQSGISEEVVASIDSSHLPQMASSRYPVNHIGESSLSIAVIGATGELAKGKIFPALFALYYSGFLPDNVCIFGYSRKNLTDEDLRSIISSTLTCRIDHQENCAEKMDSFLSRTYYLNGGYDNKEGMSKLNAKMKLFEGKAEAKRIFYLSVPQEALLDVASSVANYAQTQKGWNRIIIEKPFGFDAASSQKLTQYLLSKFEENQIYRIDHLLGKNLIENLTVLRFSNLVFEPLWSRKYIRNIQVILSEDLNMRTGKYFEGYGIIRDVVHSHVLQTIALLAMEPPISLQGEDIRNEKVKVLRSIRKLEPSDVILGQYKATHGDEVDVKTKNRTPTYFAAALFVDNARWDGVPFMIRTGMGLIKHRMEIRIQFHHVPGNIYRERIGHNIDLATNELILRDVPDEAILIRVNNKVPGLGLQLDASELNLLYKDRYNVEVPDSYEHLLLDVIDGDSHLFMRSDELAAAWNILTPILNEIDRRNISPELYELGGRGPVGAYYLWAKHRVQWAED, encoded by the exons ATGATGACGATGCAATTCTCGCATTTCCCAGCTCACTGTCCTGGAAGTTCACTCGGCCGGTCCTCTGACTCTCCCTGCCCGGGAGCTCCGGTGATCTCCATCCGCAGATCAACG TCTGTTCAGGTCCCAAACAATTGTAGCTCTGCGGCTAATGGTCAGGGTGCCCTTTATTTCGGTGCCGGCAACATATGCAGAAGGTTCTGTGGCCTGAAATTGAGGATACTTGAGAGCTTGAAGATCAAGCATCCTAGGAGAAAACACCGACCGGTTGATGAGTTTAAGAGTATAAAGACTCAAGAGAAAGATGAACTAGCAGGGCATGTCGAAGCAGCTCAATCGGCAGAGAGAGCATCGACAGTAAACTTCACCAAAG ATTCCATCGAAGAAGGGGCAGGAACCACGTCACGAGCTGGGGAGAGCTCTTCAGAGCAGCCGCAGAGCGGTATTTCTGAAGAAGTAGTGGCATCTATAGACTCTTCTCATCTGCCACAAATGGCTTCCTCCAGATATCCGGTAAATCATATTGGAGAATCGTCTCTCAGCATTGCAGTCATTGGAGCTACTGGGGAGCTTGCGAAGGGGAAGATTTTCCCTGCACTATTTGCGCTATACTACAGTGGATTTCTTCCTGAT AATGTCTGCATTTTCGGTTACTCGAGAAAGAATTTGACGGATGAAGACCTGAGATCAATAATATCTTCAACTTTAACTTGTCGCATTGATCATCA GGAAAACTGTGCGGAGAAGATGGATTCTTTTCTCAGCAGAACATATTATCTCAATGGAGGATATGACAACAAAGAAGGGATGTCAAAGCTTAATGCCAAAATGAAGCTTTTTGAG GGAAAAGCGGAGGCTAAGAGGATATTTTACCTTTCTGTGCCTCAAGAAGCACTACTAGATGTTGCATCATCAGTTGCTAATTATGCTCAAACTCAAAAGGGATGGAACCGCATAATAATTGAGAAACCTTTTGGGTTTGATGCAGCATCTTCTCAAAAGCTGACACAGTATCTTCTTTCGAAGTTTGAGGAGAACCAGATATACAG GATAGATCATCTTCTGGGAAAAAATCTGATTGAGAACCTAACGGTTCTAAGATTTTCCAATTTGGTCTTTGAGCCGTTATGGAGTCGGAAATATATACGCAACATTCAG GttattttatctgaagatttaAATATGCGAACAGGAAA GTACTTTGAGGGCTATGGAATCATTCGTGATGTTGTGCATAGCCACGTCCTTCAAACAATAGCATTGCTTGCAATGGAACCACCGATAAGCCTTCAAGGAGAAGATATTCGGAATGAAAAG GTGAAGGTCCTGAGATCCATACGAAAATTAGAACCTAGCGATGTGATTCTCGGCCAATATAAAGCCACCCATGGTGATGAAGTTGATGTTAAAACGAAAAATCGGACCCCCACATATTTCGCTGCTGCATTATTTGTGGACAATGCTCGGTGGGATGGTGTCCCTTTTATGATCAGGACAGGGATGGGTCTAATCAAGCACAG AATGGAGATACGAATACAGTTTCATCACGTTCCTGGGAACATCTACAGAGAGCGTATCGGGCACAATATTGACCTTGCGACTAATGAACTTATCCTGCGAGATGTCCCGGATGAAGCCATCCTAATCAGAGTGAACAATAAGGTCCCAGGACTGGGACTGCAGTTAGATGCATCGGAGCTGAACTTGTTATACAAAGACCG GTATAATGTTGAGGTGCCCGATTCATATGAGCACCTTCTTCTGGACGTAATTGATGGGGACAGCCATCTATTTATGAGAAGCGATGAGCTCGCAGCTGCCTGGAACATATTGACCCCGATTCTCAACGAGATTGACCGGAGAAATATCTCGCCGGAGCTGTATGAGTTGGGGGGTCGAGGCCCAGTCGGAGCCTACTACCTTTGGGCCAAACATAGGGTCCAGTGGGCGGAAGATTAG
- the LOC116212899 gene encoding GDSL esterase/lipase At1g09390 isoform X2, with protein MPPSLYLLSPPLRSSHRLFFPLFCFFFVSSLILCSLPGSASSPCENPPVIFNFGDSNSDTGGLAAGLGFPVNSPNGRTFFHRSTGRLCDGRLVIDFLCQSLNTSFLTPYLDSLANSNFANGANFAIVGSSTLPKYVPFSLNIQVMQFIHFKARALELVTSGAKGLIGDAGFRNALYMIDIGQNDMADSFSKNMSYAQVIKRIPSVITEIRNAMTTLYDQGARKFWVHNTGPLGCLPQKLSLAQEKELDHYGCLSRYNSAAKLFNEGLLHLCQEMRPQLKDAAIVYVDVYTIKYDLIANSTSYVPYMGSTLQNECSLGPKGGWCVANF; from the exons ATGCCACCTTCTCTCTaccttctctctcctcctctccgTTCTTCTCACCGCCTCTTCTTCCCcctcttctgcttcttcttcgtctCTTCACTGATCCTCTGTTCCCTCCCGGGCTCAGCCTCTTCCCCCTGCGAAAACCCGCCCGTCATCTTCAACTTCGGCGACTCCAACTCGGACACGGGCGGCCTCGCCGCCGGGCTCGGTTTCCCGGTCAATTCTCCCAACGGCCGCACCTTCTTCCACCGGTCCACCGGCAGGCTATGTGATGGACGCCTCGTGATCGATTTCCTCT GCCAAAGTTTGAACACGAGCTTCCTCACTCCGTATCTAGACTCATTAGCGAATTCCAACTTTGCGAATGGCGCGAACTTTGCCATCGTTGGATCCTCCACCCTCCCTAAATATGTTCCCTTCTCTTTGAACATTCAGGTCATGCAGTTTATTCATTTCAAGGCCCGCGCCCTTGAACTCGTTACTTCAG GGGCTAAAGGACTGATCGGTGATGCTGGATTTCGAAATGCTCTTTACATGATTGATATCGGGCAGAATGATATGGCCGATTCATTCTCCAAAAACATGTCATATGCTCAGGTCATCAAAAGGATACCCTCTGTCATCACAGAAATAAGGAATGCAATGACG ACTCTGTATGACCAAGGAGCTCGAAAATTTTGGGTTCACAATACCGGGCCATTGGGTTGCCTCCCTCAGAAGCTTTCATTAGCTCAAGAGAAGGAGCTTGATCACTATGGATGCCTTTCGAGGTACAATTCCGCTGCAAAATTGTTCAATGAGGGGCTGCTCCATTTATGCCAAGAGATGAGACCTCAGTTGAAAGACGCTGCAATAGTTTATGTGGATGTATACACCATCAAATATGATCTCATCGCAAACTCCACCAGCTATG TTCCGTACATGGGATCCACGTTGCAAAATGAGTGTTCTCTTGGCCCGAAAGGGGGGTGGTGCGTggctaatttttga